ATGGTAGGAGCTTGGAAGATATCGTAGCAACAACCCCAGGCTTAAGTGTTGAAAGACCCGCGATAGCTATGAGAAGCCTTCTAAAGGCTAGGCACCTAGCACCAGTCTACGGAAGAAGAACACCAATCTTACCAGCTGAAGAAGATCTTCTCGTTATTGAAGAAATCCCGGATATTTTCCATTCTGGACATGTGCATATACTCGATTCTGAACGTTACAGAGGCTGCCTTCTCCTAAACACAGGGACATGGCAGATGCAGACAAGTTATCAACTTGACATGGGTATAACCCCAACGCCAGCGATCTTACCTATAGTTGATCTCTCCACGCTGCAGGTCATAACAATAGATTTTTCTAAATAAGAGAGGATACAACAGGATCTTGAGCGAACACATCCAGAATAAGTGATTTAGGCACCAAAAGAGTAACCTGTTTAGATCGACCGTAACGCCCCTTACTTAAAACGTCAGCAGATACCAACCCCTGCATATCTAATTCAGAAAGTATCCCACTTACCCTCCTAGGCGTAAGAATCTCCACACTCACCCTCTCACCTAAGGTAGAATACGTCTTATAGATTGAACCTGTCGTCGGCGCGGTCTCACACCGCACAACAGCCAAGAGAACCAGCTTCGCTTGAAGAGGAAGGACTTTAAGCGCTTCAATCAACCTATCCTGCTCCATCTTCTGTAGCGCAATTCTAATATGCCGTTCTTCAACCCTCGTAGAACCCTCCCGCTCAGCTACTTCAGCAGACACCCTCAGCAAATCAACTGCTCTCCTAGCATCTCCATGCTCTGAACCCGCTAAGGCGGCGCAGAGATTTATTGCAGCATCAGTTATACACGCCTCGTTAAAGGCAAGCTTGACGCGATCCTCTAAAATTAGTCGTAGCTCTTCGACGGAGTAGGGTGGAAAAACCATCTCCTCCTCACCTAAACTGCTCAAAACGCGGGGATCAAGGAGTTCCTTAAACCTAAGATCGTTTGATATTCCAATCAACGAAACACTACCCGGGCTTAGAATGTCATGTGAACGTGTTAATTCGTAAAGAAGATTACCAGATGAATTCTTCGCCAAAAAATCTATCTCATCGAGCACGACAAGCAGATTTAGATTCTTGTCTGAGATCTGAGAAGCGACCCTACTGTACGCCTCACCAAGAGATAAGCCTGTAAAGGGTAAATTAACGCCAACGGTATCAGCAAGATCCAAAATAACCCTATACTCGGTGCCAGCTAACCTACAATTAGAGTAACAAAGACAGATCGTTAGGTTAAGATCTTTTGCTTTCGCAGCCAATTCCTTGAGAACCAGGCGAGCGGTGGCGGTCTTACCTGTTCCGGTCTTTCCATAAAGGAGAATGTTAGAACAACGTTGCCTACGCAGGATAGGCGCGACGATCTGCGCTACAGCAGCTATTTGCTCATCTCTGAAAAGGAGTTTCGGCGGAATATAGTCAGGTCTCAAGGGCTCTGGATCTTTAATGATCCTCGAACCTTTCGCCGCCCTCGTAAATATTGAATCAAGCAGCCTCCTTTGATCCAAAGAATTTAAGTCAGCCAACACGCACACCCCACCACTTCCATAGCAAACTAGCCAACTTAATCATATTGACTATGTGTTATATTCACTAGCCCGTGCTTGGTTAAGCACCGGGAACTATAATTGCATTTAGACTAAAATAAGAGACAAGCAGCTAAAATGATGTTCAG
The window above is part of the Nitrososphaerota archaeon genome. Proteins encoded here:
- a CDS encoding AAA family ATPase, yielding MDQRRLLDSIFTRAAKGSRIIKDPEPLRPDYIPPKLLFRDEQIAAVAQIVAPILRRQRCSNILLYGKTGTGKTATARLVLKELAAKAKDLNLTICLCYSNCRLAGTEYRVILDLADTVGVNLPFTGLSLGEAYSRVASQISDKNLNLLVVLDEIDFLAKNSSGNLLYELTRSHDILSPGSVSLIGISNDLRFKELLDPRVLSSLGEEEMVFPPYSVEELRLILEDRVKLAFNEACITDAAINLCAALAGSEHGDARRAVDLLRVSAEVAEREGSTRVEERHIRIALQKMEQDRLIEALKVLPLQAKLVLLAVVRCETAPTTGSIYKTYSTLGERVSVEILTPRRVSGILSELDMQGLVSADVLSKGRYGRSKQVTLLVPKSLILDVFAQDPVVSSLI